A genomic window from Vigna radiata var. radiata cultivar VC1973A chromosome 2, Vradiata_ver6, whole genome shotgun sequence includes:
- the LOC106755575 gene encoding uncharacterized protein LOC106755575 isoform X1, whose protein sequence is MIVLKKYVLDLPSTPSGMVSRGAKVLLIGLLGMFCQGTQLPLPKPNDSADGVHVSPKVRLRDGRYLAYREKGVPKDQAKHIIIIVHGFGSSKDMNFLAPQELIDELGIYILQYDRAGYGESDPNPKRSLKSEALDIEELADQLQIGSKFYVIGVSMGSYATWSCLNYIPNRLAGVAMIAPVINYQWPSFPESLIKKDYRRKLIKCAMLLAKYFPRLLLWWVTHKWLPSNSVIEKNPAFFNKRDIDILETIPGFPMLSKEKLREQVVFDTLRDDWLVGFGEWEFDPLKLSNPFPENRSSAHIWQGYEDKVVPSQIQRFVTEKLPWIQYHEVPDGGHLIVHYSGLCEAILKALLLGEQNLSYRPRSGVFLS, encoded by the exons ATGATTGTACTAAAAAAATATGTCCTAGATCTACCCTCTACTCCTTCAGGGATGGTTTCAAGAGGAGCAAAAGTGTTACTCATAGGTCTTCTGGGAATGTTTTGCCAGGGTACTCAACTCCCTCTTCCCAAACCCAATGATTCTGCAGATGGTGTTCATGTTTCACCAAAAGTCAGACTCAGAGATGGAAGGTACCTTGCTTATAGAGAAAAGGGTGTCCCCAAGGACCAAGCAAAACACATCATCATCATTGTACACGGCTTCGGAAGCTCCAAAGATATGAACTTTTTGGCACCCCAA GAACTGATAGATGAACTGGGTATATATATTCTGCAATATGACAGAGCAGGGTATGGAGAAAGTGATCCAAACCCCAAACGCTCACTGAAAAGTGAAGCACTTGACATTGAAGAGCTGGCTGATCAGTTACAGATAGGGTCAAAATTTTATGTGATTGGAGTCTCTATGGGGTCATATGCTACCTGGAGTTGTTTGAACTACATCCCCAACAG GCTAGCAGGTGTAGCTATGATAGCCCCAGTGATAAACTATCAATGGCCTTCGTTTCCTGAGAGTCTGATAAAAAAGGATTATAGGAGGAAACTCATCAAGTGTGCCATGTTGCTTGCAAAGTATTTTCCAAGACTTTTGCTCTGGTGGGTGACTCACAAGTGGCTGCCTTCAAATTCTGTCATTGAAAAAAACCCAGCTTTTTTCAACAAAAGAGATATAGATATCTTAGAAACTATTCCTGGCTTTCCAATGCTTAGCAAG GAAAAATTAAGAGAACAAGTTGTATTTGACACTCTGAGGGATGATTGGTTGGTGGGGTTTGGGGAGTGGGAATTTGACCCTTTGAAGCTAAGTAATCCATTCCCTGAGAACAGAAGTTCAGCTCACATTTGGCAGGGATATGAAGATAAGGTAGTGCCCTCTCAAATTCAAAGGTTTGTTACAGAGAAGCTGCCATGGATACAGTATCATGAAGTTCCAGATGGTGGTCATTTGATTGTGCACTATAGTGGGCTATGTGAGGCCATTCTGAAGGCACTTTTACTTGGAGAACAAAATCTTTCATATAGGCCTAGATCAGGAGTATTTCTATCTTGA
- the LOC106755575 gene encoding uncharacterized protein LOC106755575 isoform X2, with protein MVSRGAKVLLIGLLGMFCQGTQLPLPKPNDSADGVHVSPKVRLRDGRYLAYREKGVPKDQAKHIIIIVHGFGSSKDMNFLAPQELIDELGIYILQYDRAGYGESDPNPKRSLKSEALDIEELADQLQIGSKFYVIGVSMGSYATWSCLNYIPNRLAGVAMIAPVINYQWPSFPESLIKKDYRRKLIKCAMLLAKYFPRLLLWWVTHKWLPSNSVIEKNPAFFNKRDIDILETIPGFPMLSKEKLREQVVFDTLRDDWLVGFGEWEFDPLKLSNPFPENRSSAHIWQGYEDKVVPSQIQRFVTEKLPWIQYHEVPDGGHLIVHYSGLCEAILKALLLGEQNLSYRPRSGVFLS; from the exons ATGGTTTCAAGAGGAGCAAAAGTGTTACTCATAGGTCTTCTGGGAATGTTTTGCCAGGGTACTCAACTCCCTCTTCCCAAACCCAATGATTCTGCAGATGGTGTTCATGTTTCACCAAAAGTCAGACTCAGAGATGGAAGGTACCTTGCTTATAGAGAAAAGGGTGTCCCCAAGGACCAAGCAAAACACATCATCATCATTGTACACGGCTTCGGAAGCTCCAAAGATATGAACTTTTTGGCACCCCAA GAACTGATAGATGAACTGGGTATATATATTCTGCAATATGACAGAGCAGGGTATGGAGAAAGTGATCCAAACCCCAAACGCTCACTGAAAAGTGAAGCACTTGACATTGAAGAGCTGGCTGATCAGTTACAGATAGGGTCAAAATTTTATGTGATTGGAGTCTCTATGGGGTCATATGCTACCTGGAGTTGTTTGAACTACATCCCCAACAG GCTAGCAGGTGTAGCTATGATAGCCCCAGTGATAAACTATCAATGGCCTTCGTTTCCTGAGAGTCTGATAAAAAAGGATTATAGGAGGAAACTCATCAAGTGTGCCATGTTGCTTGCAAAGTATTTTCCAAGACTTTTGCTCTGGTGGGTGACTCACAAGTGGCTGCCTTCAAATTCTGTCATTGAAAAAAACCCAGCTTTTTTCAACAAAAGAGATATAGATATCTTAGAAACTATTCCTGGCTTTCCAATGCTTAGCAAG GAAAAATTAAGAGAACAAGTTGTATTTGACACTCTGAGGGATGATTGGTTGGTGGGGTTTGGGGAGTGGGAATTTGACCCTTTGAAGCTAAGTAATCCATTCCCTGAGAACAGAAGTTCAGCTCACATTTGGCAGGGATATGAAGATAAGGTAGTGCCCTCTCAAATTCAAAGGTTTGTTACAGAGAAGCTGCCATGGATACAGTATCATGAAGTTCCAGATGGTGGTCATTTGATTGTGCACTATAGTGGGCTATGTGAGGCCATTCTGAAGGCACTTTTACTTGGAGAACAAAATCTTTCATATAGGCCTAGATCAGGAGTATTTCTATCTTGA
- the LOC106756183 gene encoding uncharacterized protein LOC106756183 has translation MLSSGNNLNSSSSSGITSSDMPPLPQCLPLDSITVGNRKYTGELRRVLGVSAGNTSEDQSFGGPHPKPMAPGASGELKHFKESVQDASRKARDRSKMLGESLSKLEKYEALNIKKRQRTDLSSDRGSGVNLTKMGNQIHKIPNDNLTQRSEARTSNSMLNKRIRTSVADVREESRSAAIGRSRMVTEKDANLVQTLGGSSVRNEEKTRRLLAGGEGLDQKIKKKRSVGTVGNRITTTERDVKITALPKANADLKMRLYDAQGFRLKSGSGGIKSEGSSELTNTGVRMMLTNEQGVSVHREHIAEQRVVAKGNTRASTQEDLASSPNTIIKNKVSRAPRTGSVSALESSNTQPSSTAFPGSSIHPMTQWVGQRPPKNSRSRRVKVVSPASRNLEVQVPSEGCLTSDFSVKASSAGNNGFPLASNVDHSNPKYKRPPDDISSPFGLSESEESGAGENKIKEKGGVNGSDFGMAPDKAGASMFQIRKNKISTDESGDSVQRHGRNGRNLSLVRSGLPSGREKAENGPIMKPVQDMKPNDKSKIKYGRPPSKKQKERKVVARVGKQLNIGSADFGGESDDDREELCKAANAARNASDLACSGPFWNKMESIFASISLDDASYLKQQLNIAVEFDKSLSHMFGIDQDLLGVVINNKTTQDSEERKRSQCDEDLTKFDALAGKKDMERPDKVTPLFQRLLCALIEEEECEESYHQIDAKNISRQCASDDSHCGSCNQIDFEPKDRDRMDSEVESEVDLQIQKNCVLDRLSCDKSTTSNTFRYPNTSSSLQSTGVWQGDEEFSLSDITHTSEICSNDLDQLQHAELSVPSFPSPDGQYHLMSLDDKLLLELQSIGLYPEILPDLAEEDEAIINQDIVKLEKALYEQNQRKKSTLDKIDRAIQEERDVERRKIEQSAFDHLTETAYRKRLASRGSKNSKGAVHKVSKQVALGFIKRTLGRCKRYEESGINCFSEPTLQNIMFAPPSRENDTQPADCMVSGTASNTCNKISHQIEARKSGAISSASEKYDCHRDYADRGLVDSFQGSIQSSEQASSKNGSVFIKEKKREMLVNGGVSGSSSRASNLDGAVHGGVKGKRSERDRNQSRDQSRQNSIARAGRMSVDSSQNENKPKAKKQKISASGHDRFMEAKDSVRLPANDTIKNGSKDGATLSAVDTSQIKESNDFGNLPLPDLSSIEEFGGAHDLSSWLNFDEDGLQDHDSIGLEIPMDDLSDLNMLM, from the exons ATGTTGAGTTCTGGAAATAACTTGAACAGTAGCAGCAGCAGCGGGATAACTTCTTCGGATATGCCACCCTTGCCACAGTGTTTGCCACTAGATTCAATTACCGTAGGCAACAGAAAATATACTGGAGAGCTAAGAAGGGTTCTTGGTGTCTCTGCTGGAAACACGTCTGAAGACCAATCTTTTGGAGGTCCACATCCTAAACCCATGGCTCCTGGAGCTTCAGGGGAACTAAAGCACTTCAAAGAAAGTGTACAGGATGCCTCCAGAAAGGCAAG GGATAGATCAAAAATGCTTGGGGAATCTTTATCTAAATTGGAAAAGTACGAGGCATTAAACATAAAGAAGCGACAAAGAACTGATTTATCTAGTGATAGGGGAAGTGGAGTAAACTTGACAAAGATGGGTAACCAGATTCACAAAATTCCTAATGATAATCTAACCCAGAGATCAGAAGCAAGGACCTCAAATTCAATGCTGAACAAGCGAATTCGTACATCAGTGGCAGATGTGCGG GAGGAAAGTAGGTCTGCTGCTATTGGAAGGTCACGGATGGTCACAGAGAAGGATGCAAATCTGGTTCAAACACTTGGAGGGAGTTCTGTTCGAAACGAAGAGAAAACTCGCAGATTACTTGCTGGAGGTGAAGGGTTGGatcagaaaataaagaaaaagaggtcTGTTGGAACTGTAGGAAACAGAATTACAACTACTGAAAGGGATGTAAAAATAACTGCACTTCCAAAGGCAAATGCTGATTTGAAGATGCGACTTTATGATGCTCAGGGTTTCAG ATTGAAGTCTGGATCGGGTGGAATCAAGTCTGAGGGCTCTTCAGAGCTTACTAATACAGGTGTGCGCATGATGCTTACAAATGAGCAAGGTGTTTCTGTTCACAGGGAGCACATAGCTGAGCAGAGAGTTGTTGCTAAAGGAAACACCAG GGCCAGCACTCAGGAGGACCTGGCGAGCAGCCCTAacacaataattaaaaacaagGTATCTCGAGCACCAAGGACAGGTTCAGTTAGTGCACTAGAATCATCAAACACTCAACCTTCATCTACAGCTTTTCCTG GTTCTTCTATACATCCAATGACCCAGTGGGTTGGTCAGAGACCACCTAAAAATTCACGCTCACGAAGAGTTAAAGTAGTTTCTCCTGCCTCGCGCAATCTCGAAGTTCAGGTCCCATCCGAAGGCTGTTTGACTTCCGATTTCAGTGTTAAAGCTTCTTCTGCTGGCAACAATGGATTTCCACTGGCAAGCAATGTAGACCATAgtaatccaaaatataaaagaccGCCTGATGATATTTCATCTCCATTTGGATTATCTGAAAGTGAAGAATCTGGAGCTggggaaaacaaaataaaggagAAAGGAGGAGTGAATGGCAGTGACTTTGGTATGGCACCAGATAAGGCTGGGGCTTCAATGTTTCAAATAAGGAAGAATAAGATATCAACGGATGAATCTGGAGATAGTGTGCAGAGACATGGAAGAAATGGAAGGAATTTATCATTAGTTAGGTCAGGCCTCCCTTCTGGAAGGGAGAAGGCAGAAAATGGACCAATAATGAAGCCAGTACAGGACATGAAGCCTAATGATAAGAGTAAAAT CAAATATGGTCGCCCTCCTTCAAAAAAGCAGAAAGAGCGCAAAGTTGTGGCTCGTGTAGGGAAGCAACTGAACATTGGTTCTGCTGATTTTGGAG GTGAATCTGATGATGATCGTGAAGAGTTATGTAAAGCTGCAAATGCTGCTCGTAATGCTAGCG ACCTTGCTTGCTCGGGTCCTTTCTGGAATAAAATGGAGTCTATTTTTGCTTCTATCAGCTTGGATGATGCATCTTACTTGAAGCAACAG CTCAATATTGCCGTGGAATTTGATAAAAGCTTATCTCATATGTTTGGCATTGATCAAGATCTGTTG GGTGTTGTTATAAATAACAAGACCACTCAAGATtcagaagaaagaaagagaagtcaATGTGATGAGGATTTAACTAAGTTTGATGCTTTGGCCGGAAAGAAGGACATGGAAAGACCGGACAAGGTTACCCCACTATTTCAAAGACTTCTCTGTGCTTTAATTGAAGAAGAGGAGTGTGAAGAATCATATCACCAAATTGATGCAAAGAATATATCTCGACAATGTGCCAGTGATGACTCTCACTGTGGTTCTTGTaatcaaattgattttgaacCCAAAGATCGGGATAGAATGGATTCTGAAGTTGAATCAGAGGTGGATCTTCAAATTCAGAAGAACTGCGTGCTGGATAGACTATCCTGTGATAAGAGCACCACATCCAACACATTTAGATACCCAAACACATCCAGTTCTTTACAAAGCACTGGAGTTTGGCAAGGTGATGAAGAATTTTCCCTCTCAGATATCACACACACTAGTGAAATATGTTCAAATGATCTTGATCAACTACAGCATGCTGAGTTAAGTGTTCCTAGCTTTCCTTCTCCTGATGGCCAGTATCACCTGATGTCTCTGGATGACAAACTGCTGCTTGAGTTGCAGAGCATTGGCTTATATCCTGAAATATTG CCTGATTTAGCTGAGGAAGATGAAGCCATTATTAATCAAGACATTGTGAAACTTGAGAAAGCACTATACGAACAG AATCAAAGGAAGAAGAGTACTTTGGACAAAATTGATAGAGCAATTCAAGAAGAGAGGGATGTGGAAAGGCG GAAGATTGAACAATCTGCATTCGACCATCTTACTGAAACGGCTTACAGAAAGAGATTG GCAAGCCGTGGAAGCAAAAATTCAAAAGGTGCAGTTCACAAGGTGTCTAAGCAAGTTGCTTTGGGTTTTATTAAGCGTACTCTTGGAAGATGTAAAAGATACGAAGAGTCTGGGATTAACTGCTTTAGTGAACCTACCCTACAAAATATAATGTTTGCCCCACCTTCACGTGAGAATGATACTCAGCCTGCAGATTGTATGGTCTCTGGCACAGCCAGTAATACATGTAACAAAATTTCCCATCAAATTGAAGCCAGAAAATCAG GTGCAATTTCTAGTGCTTCCGAGAAATATGATTGCCATAGAGATTATGCAGACAGGGGATTGGTTGATTCTTTTCAAGGTTCAATTCAGTCATCTGAACAAGCATCATCCAAGAATGGGTCCGTGTTtatcaaagaaaagaagagggaaATGCTGGTCAATGGTGGTGTCAGTGGTTCTTCCTCAAGAGCATCAAATCTTGATGGTGCTGTTCATGGTGGAGTCAAGggaaagagaagtgagagagACAGGAATCAAAGCCGGGACCAGAGCAGGCAAAATTCTATTGCTAGAGCTGGACGGATGTCAGTGGACAGTAGCCAAAATGAGAACAAACCAAAAGCTAAGAAGCAAAAGATTAGTGCTAGTGGACATGATAGGTTTATGGAAGCAAAGGATTCTGTTCGTTTACCAGCAAATGATACAATAAAAAATGGTAGCAAAGATGGGGCTACATTATCTGCTGTGGACACTTCTCAAATAAAGGAATCCAATGACTTTGGGAATTTACCATTACCTGATTTAAGTTCAATAGAAGAATTTGGTGGCGCACACGATCTTAGTTCTTGGTTGAACTTTGACGAAGATGGTTTGCAAGACCATGATTCTATTGGCCTTGAAATTCCAATGGACGACCTATCAGACTTAAATATGCTAATGTGA